In Gopherus evgoodei ecotype Sinaloan lineage unplaced genomic scaffold, rGopEvg1_v1.p scaffold_65_arrow_ctg1, whole genome shotgun sequence, a single window of DNA contains:
- the LOC115643634 gene encoding olfactory receptor 51G2-like — protein sequence MSAVNDTKSNSKVFLLTGIPGQEDVHLWISIPFCLMYVISIVGNSVILFIIKTDPSLHEPMYIFLSMLAVTDLGLSITTMPTILGIYLFNFREISLDACFAQLFFIHSLSFIESSILLLMAFDRFVAICNPLRYASILTRPRIAKMGLMFVLRGFILTFPLPFLLKRFQYCQANVLSHSYCLNQEVMKIACSDITVNSLYGLFITLLMVGLDSLFIFLSYVRILKTVLKVASPTECLRALNTSVSHLCAVLLFYTPKISLSVLHRFGKGSPPLLQILLGYVYLLVPPLMNPIVYSMKSKHLRVRIIRLFVKRWVSSLPGSSAGYMADENQGTSIPSWTLTFEMT from the coding sequence atgtcagctgtcaatgacaccaaatcCAACTCTAAAGTGTTCCTTCTGActgggatacctgggcaggaagatgtccatctctggatctctatccccttctgcttaatgtatgttatctcaatagtaggaaattcagtcatcctgttcattataaaaacagatcctagcctccatgagcccatgtacattttcctttccatgttggccgtcacagaccttggcttatCGATAACCACCATGCCAACAATACTGGGCATATACTTGTTTAACTTTAGGGAGATCAGCCTTGATGCCTGTTttgcccagctgttcttcatccactcaCTGTCATTCATTGAATCCTCCATTctcttgttgatggcctttgaccgcttTGTTgccatctgtaacccactgagatACGCTTCCATCTTAACTCGTCCAAgaatagccaagatgggactgATGTTTGTGTTAAGAGGGTTTATCCTAACATTCCCACTCCCCTTTCTCTTGAAGCGGTTCCAATACTGTCaagccaatgtcctctcccattcctactgcCTTAACCAGGAGGTCATGAAGATCGCTTGTTCAGATATCACAGTCAACAGCCTGTATGGTTTGTTTATTACACTCTTAATGGTGGGGTTGGATTCGCTGTTCATATTCCTCTCTTATGTGAggatcctcaaaacagtgctgaaagTTGCATCCCCCACAGAATGCCTGAGGGCCCTGAACACCAgcgtctcccacctctgtgctgttCTCCTCTTTTACACACCAAAGATCAGCTTGTCTGTGTTACACAGATTCGGGAAGGGCTCTCCTCCATTGCTTCAGATTCTCCTGGGCTACGTCTACCTGCTGGTCCCGCCTCTGATGAATCCAATTGtgtacagcatgaaaagcaaacaccttcgtgTGAGGATAATCAGGTTGTTTGTCAAGCGATGGGTCAGTTCATTACCCGGGTCCAGCGCTGGTTACATGGCAGATGAAAACCAGGGGACAtctattccatcctggacccttaCATTCGAGATGACATAA
- the LOC115643636 gene encoding olfactory receptor 51G2-like: MAAFNHTSASSAVFLLMGIPGLEQAHGWLAIPLCSLYIVAVLGNCIILFIIRAELSLHQPMYYFLSMLALTDLGLSASTLPTMLSIFLLNSRKVNADACFAQLYFIHTFSVMESAVLLAMAFDCFVAIHKPLRYASILTNATVARIGLVLMARSVVMVMPTPILLRRLRYCLPNVLSPSFCLHQDVMKLACSNRMINGIYGLFVVIITMGLDALLIVLSYVMIITTVLSIASKEECLKALNTFVSRICAVLMFYIPMIGISMIHRFEESASPLVPVLMAYVYVLVPPMMNPIVYSVKTKQICRRIVQRFQRKRIPNKD, encoded by the coding sequence ATGGCAGCTTTCAATCACacctcagccagctctgcagTATTCCTCCTGATGGGCATCCCAGGGCTGGAACAAGCACACGGCTGGCTCGCCATCCCTTTGTGCTCCTTGTATATTGTGGCAGTCCTAGGGAACTGCATCATCCTGTTCATTATACGGGCGGAGCTGAGCCTCCACcagcccatgtactatttcctgaGCATGCTGGCACTCACCGACCTGGGCCTGTCAGCTTCCACGCTGCCCACaatgctgagcatcttcctgCTTAATTCCAGGAAGGTTAATGCCGATGCTTGCTTCGCCCAGCTGTACTTCATCCACACTTTCTCTGTCATGGAGTCAGCTGTGTTGCTGGCCATGGCCTTTGACTGCTTTGTGGCCATTCACAAGCCCCTGAGGTATGCCTCAATCTTAACCAACGCCACTGTTGCCAGGATAGGGCTGGTTCTCATGGCGAGGAGCGTGGTCATGGTAATGCCAACCCCTATTCTCCTCCGGCGGCTGCGGTATTGTCTTCCCAATGTCCTATCCCCCTCCTTCTGCCTGCACCAGGATGTCATGAAGCTGGCCTGCTCCAACAGGATGATCAACGGCATCTACGGCTTGTTTGTGGTCATCATCACGATGGGCTTAGATGCGCTGCTCATTGTACTATCCTATGTCATGATCATTACGACTGTGTTGAGCATTGCATCCAAGGAGGAGTGCCTCAAGGCTCTGAACACCTTCGTTTCCCGCATCTGTGCTGTCCTGATGTTTTATATCCCCATGATTGGCATCTCCATGATCCATCGTTTCGAGGAAAGTGCCTCTCCCCTCGTCCCCGTCCTCATGGCCTATGTCTATGTGCTGGTCCCACCCATGATGAACCCCATCGTGTACAGCGTGAAGACCAAGCAGATCTGCAGGAGGATAGTCCAGAGGTTCCAGAGAAAGAGGATCCCAAATAAAGACTGA